One segment of Methanolinea mesophila DNA contains the following:
- a CDS encoding FKBP-type peptidyl-prolyl cis-trans isomerase, which produces MIRRSRGLQRKNGYIAVLIGCALLLATLGAGCTSAPATVKAGDTVKVYYAVSLPGNAVFETNENSTPLEFVVGSGSMISGFDSAVVGMAAGETKTVIIPAEQAYGPNRPELVNTLPADKVLASVQAMEDAGAIRELDYPGMEPVFEYALPDGTHGYLRFSNITEDTVTVDENSPLAGKDLQFRITVEEIIPAKTS; this is translated from the coding sequence ATGATCAGAAGATCACGCGGACTTCAGCGGAAGAACGGGTACATTGCAGTTCTTATCGGATGTGCCCTTCTCCTGGCCACACTGGGTGCGGGGTGCACTTCCGCGCCTGCAACGGTCAAGGCGGGAGATACGGTCAAGGTATATTACGCGGTTTCTCTACCGGGAAACGCGGTCTTCGAGACGAACGAGAACAGTACACCCCTCGAGTTCGTAGTGGGCTCAGGGTCGATGATCTCGGGATTTGATTCGGCTGTCGTCGGAATGGCGGCAGGAGAGACAAAGACAGTGATAATCCCCGCCGAACAGGCCTATGGCCCCAACCGTCCCGAGCTGGTGAACACCCTCCCTGCGGACAAGGTGCTCGCAAGCGTGCAGGCGATGGAAGATGCGGGAGCCATCAGGGAGCTCGACTATCCGGGTATGGAGCCTGTTTTCGAGTATGCGCTCCCGGACGGAACTCATGGATACCTGCGGTTCTCCAACATCACCGAGGACACCGTCACCGTGGATGAGAACAGTCCCCTGGCAGGAAAAGATCTCCAGTTCAGGATCACCGTGGAAGAGATCATCCCGGCGAAGACTTCCTGA
- the nifB gene encoding nitrogenase cofactor biosynthesis protein NifB: MADEGYRESSVGGSKVQWDPEQMRKISEHPCFSEKACHAFGRCHLPVAPACNIQCNYCVRDFDCVNESRPGVTSEVLDPEEAVELVRKAMDKFPYIKVIGIAGPGEPLANEATFETLRRLKEEFPHVIKCISTNGLLLPEKIDLLEKYDVGNVTVTLNAIDPEIGAKIYQFVTYKGKRYEGIEGARILLENQLKGIQMAVGRKMIVKINTVYIPGVNEDHIPEIAKKAGEMGVYTFNVIPLISQYKFADIAPPTPEMKRKMQDACAKYVRQMRHCQRCRSDAIGKLGQDVQGCLYENK; encoded by the coding sequence ATGGCAGATGAGGGCTACAGGGAATCCTCGGTCGGCGGGAGTAAAGTCCAGTGGGACCCGGAGCAGATGCGGAAGATCAGCGAACATCCCTGCTTTTCGGAGAAAGCCTGTCACGCGTTCGGGCGCTGCCATCTCCCTGTCGCTCCGGCGTGTAATATCCAGTGCAACTACTGCGTCCGCGATTTCGATTGCGTGAACGAGAGCCGCCCCGGGGTAACCAGCGAGGTACTTGACCCCGAGGAGGCGGTGGAACTTGTGCGAAAAGCCATGGACAAGTTCCCCTATATCAAGGTCATCGGGATCGCGGGACCGGGCGAGCCGCTGGCAAACGAGGCCACATTCGAGACGCTTCGGAGGCTGAAGGAAGAGTTCCCCCACGTGATCAAATGCATCTCCACAAACGGGCTCCTTCTCCCGGAGAAGATAGACCTTCTCGAGAAGTACGATGTAGGAAACGTCACCGTCACCCTCAATGCCATCGATCCTGAGATCGGGGCTAAAATATACCAGTTCGTGACCTATAAGGGGAAGAGGTACGAGGGAATCGAGGGCGCCCGAATCCTCCTTGAAAACCAGCTCAAGGGGATACAGATGGCGGTCGGGAGGAAGATGATCGTAAAGATCAACACCGTGTATATCCCCGGTGTGAACGAGGACCACATCCCGGAGATCGCCAAAAAAGCGGGAGAGATGGGTGTGTATACCTTCAACGTGATCCCCCTCATCTCCCAGTATAAATTCGCCGATATCGCACCTCCCACCCCCGAGATGAAGCGGAAGATGCAGGACGCGTGCGCGAAGTACGTACGCCAGATGAGGCATTGCCAGCGGTGCAGGTCCGACGCCATCGGAAAGCTCGGCCAGGACGTCCAGGGCTGCCTTTACGAGAACAAGTAA
- a CDS encoding cache domain-containing protein, giving the protein MKGYFFTGTLILLVIGAAWSAGCSGSPGTVPDTPAGQTGSEHPRYSPGQLRDLVENASAYAHSVGKDAALIEFSKKEGMFSHGDVYVYAYDDNGILLAHPYQSDEVGQNRNNFTDIRGLPVIRIGEYTASNGGGFFAYLYPAPEGGVIDEAARDSYVPKIGFASPAGEDWWIGSGIYFSDLEGADQVPGPVAEMIDLVEKGVAYGQMNGKDAAFLEISNKSGRFVDAKGHYLYAYDYNGTLLAHPYIPEKIGKDLSGYQGPFGMEVIRALAHTAADGGGYVVFMWPNPDDNNLIEMKIGYVLPVDETWWVGSGVYLNEITGVNTSYPAPLP; this is encoded by the coding sequence ATGAAGGGATATTTTTTTACGGGAACTCTGATTCTCCTTGTCATCGGTGCCGCGTGGTCCGCAGGGTGCAGCGGCAGTCCAGGCACCGTTCCCGATACCCCTGCAGGCCAGACCGGGAGTGAGCACCCCCGGTACTCCCCCGGCCAGCTCAGGGACCTCGTGGAGAACGCCTCGGCATATGCGCACTCCGTGGGTAAGGACGCCGCGCTTATCGAATTCTCCAAAAAAGAGGGGATGTTCTCCCATGGAGACGTGTACGTCTATGCCTATGACGACAATGGCATCCTCCTTGCCCACCCGTACCAATCCGATGAAGTGGGACAGAACAGGAATAACTTCACCGATATACGTGGTCTTCCGGTGATCAGGATCGGTGAGTACACCGCTTCGAACGGCGGGGGATTTTTCGCATATCTTTATCCTGCTCCTGAGGGTGGGGTAATCGACGAAGCGGCACGGGATTCTTACGTCCCCAAGATCGGGTTCGCCTCTCCGGCTGGTGAGGACTGGTGGATAGGATCAGGGATATATTTCTCCGACCTTGAAGGGGCGGACCAGGTTCCAGGACCGGTAGCGGAGATGATCGATCTCGTTGAAAAGGGGGTGGCCTATGGGCAAATGAATGGAAAAGACGCAGCGTTTTTGGAAATCTCGAACAAGTCCGGTAGGTTTGTCGATGCGAAAGGTCACTATCTTTACGCCTACGATTATAACGGCACCCTCCTTGCTCACCCCTACATCCCGGAAAAGATCGGGAAGGATTTATCCGGGTACCAGGGCCCGTTCGGAATGGAGGTCATCCGTGCCCTGGCACACACCGCCGCGGACGGCGGGGGGTACGTGGTATTCATGTGGCCGAACCCTGACGACAACAACCTGATCGAGATGAAGATCGGGTATGTCCTTCCGGTCGACGAGACCTGGTGGGTCGGGTCCGGAGTCTACCTCAACGAGATTACTGGGGTCAACACCTCATATCCGGCGCCCCTTCCATAA
- a CDS encoding tetratricopeptide repeat protein, with the protein MWKDAGNDYFKRGEYENAIKCYAQALSLDPEYLEAWNNMGLALMKMGKTEEAKMVNRTIVGLKEKKGLR; encoded by the coding sequence ATGTGGAAAGATGCAGGGAACGATTATTTCAAGCGGGGGGAGTACGAGAATGCGATCAAATGTTATGCCCAGGCACTTTCGCTGGACCCGGAATACCTCGAGGCCTGGAACAACATGGGCCTGGCCCTTATGAAGATGGGCAAGACCGAAGAAGCGAAGATGGTGAACCGTACCATTGTCGGGCTGAAAGAAAAAAAGGGGTTGAGGTAA
- a CDS encoding class I SAM-dependent methyltransferase, whose translation MPPFRDAWDTGYRTRGRVWGGSPGLVPELPAEGRILELGCGDGKTLSFLVAAPAISQADTPVSTTAPPSEYPELGQDRELRAPAGELPRSPLLKGDQIPVTMVSNGNPVEIVGADFSREALRLCRARSTFRSVRFVAADARCLPFRDGIFSLVLMLHVAGHVTKRGREAVAREASRVLTPEGELYFAGFARGDMREGKGPEIEPHTFRRNDGTITHYFTEDEVRELFSSLDPVRVETRKWELRVRGLSHPRAEINAYFKKD comes from the coding sequence ATGCCCCCGTTCCGCGACGCCTGGGATACCGGATACCGTACCAGGGGAAGGGTCTGGGGGGGGAGCCCGGGACTCGTCCCGGAACTCCCGGCAGAAGGCCGGATTCTGGAACTGGGCTGCGGTGACGGAAAAACCCTTTCGTTCCTGGTCGCTGCCCCTGCCATTTCACAGGCAGATACCCCCGTCTCAACTACCGCTCCCCCCAGTGAATATCCCGAATTAGGCCAGGACAGAGAACTTCGGGCCCCGGCCGGAGAACTACCCAGGTCACCGCTGTTAAAAGGAGATCAGATCCCTGTCACGATGGTCTCAAACGGAAACCCTGTGGAAATAGTCGGGGCTGATTTCTCGCGCGAGGCACTCCGGCTCTGTAGGGCAAGATCAACTTTTAGATCGGTGCGTTTCGTCGCTGCCGATGCAAGGTGCCTCCCGTTCCGGGACGGAATATTCTCCCTCGTGCTGATGCTCCACGTCGCAGGGCATGTCACAAAACGGGGAAGAGAGGCCGTGGCCCGCGAAGCGTCGAGGGTCCTCACGCCGGAAGGAGAGCTGTATTTCGCAGGATTTGCCCGGGGAGACATGCGGGAAGGAAAGGGACCCGAAATTGAGCCGCACACCTTCCGGAGAAATGACGGGACCATAACCCACTATTTCACCGAAGATGAGGTGAGAGAACTCTTTTCGTCGCTCGACCCTGTCAGGGTGGAGACCCGGAAATGGGAGCTCCGGGTCAGGGGGCTCTCCCACCCCCGGGCGGAGATAAACGCTTATTTTAAAAAAGATTGA
- a CDS encoding TIGR04083 family peptide-modifying radical SAM enzyme, translating into MKTPFHIMLIPTLGCPSRCHYCWSSEEGSPVMSIDTVKEVVEWLKDFRNEPVTITFHGGEPLLAGPEFYREALPLLSNGLAHMKPSFAMQTNLWRMTPELARILAEYHVPLGSSIDGPEEINDVQRGDGYFEKTMKGYRVATKNGLEVRFICTFTSYSVQYRREIFRFFMENGFVLKLHPALPSLRDDNPRRWALAPEAYGDLLVYLLEEALEHLDEIEVMNINDLVRCVITRRGNVCTFADCMGNTFAIGPDGSIYPCYRFVGMPEWVMGNVRDRPTADELADSPPGRLMREYSDYVDRECGACPHIRYCRGGCPYNAIAPTEGLISGVDPHCVAYKRIFGEISDRLNKEMFDSNPLEAGPFGIKPRKDVPPGIMALMRKIAMGK; encoded by the coding sequence ATGAAGACCCCCTTCCACATCATGCTCATCCCCACCCTGGGGTGTCCTTCCCGGTGCCATTACTGCTGGAGCAGTGAGGAAGGCTCCCCGGTCATGAGCATCGACACGGTGAAGGAGGTGGTGGAGTGGCTCAAGGATTTCCGTAACGAGCCTGTCACCATCACGTTCCATGGCGGCGAGCCGCTCCTCGCGGGTCCGGAGTTCTACCGGGAGGCACTCCCCCTCCTCTCCAACGGACTTGCCCACATGAAGCCCTCGTTCGCCATGCAGACCAACCTCTGGAGAATGACCCCCGAGCTCGCCCGTATCCTCGCGGAGTATCATGTCCCCCTCGGTTCAAGTATCGACGGGCCCGAGGAGATCAACGATGTGCAGAGGGGAGACGGGTATTTCGAGAAGACGATGAAGGGATACCGGGTGGCCACCAAGAACGGTCTCGAGGTCCGGTTCATCTGCACCTTCACCTCGTACTCGGTGCAGTACAGGCGGGAGATATTCCGGTTTTTCATGGAGAACGGGTTCGTCCTCAAGCTCCACCCTGCCCTGCCGTCGCTCCGCGACGATAACCCCCGCAGATGGGCCCTCGCGCCGGAAGCGTACGGGGACCTCCTCGTGTACCTGCTTGAGGAGGCCCTCGAACACCTGGACGAGATCGAGGTGATGAATATCAACGACCTGGTTCGGTGTGTCATCACCCGGAGAGGGAACGTGTGCACCTTTGCCGACTGCATGGGGAACACCTTCGCCATCGGGCCGGACGGCAGCATCTATCCCTGTTACCGGTTCGTGGGGATGCCCGAATGGGTGATGGGCAATGTCCGGGACCGCCCCACCGCGGATGAGCTGGCCGACTCCCCTCCGGGCAGGCTGATGCGCGAATATTCCGATTATGTCGATAGGGAGTGCGGGGCCTGCCCGCACATCAGGTATTGTCGTGGCGGGTGTCCTTACAACGCCATAGCCCCCACCGAAGGATTGATCAGTGGGGTCGACCCCCACTGCGTTGCGTACAAAAGGATCTTCGGCGAGATCAGCGACCGGCTCAATAAAGAGATGTTCGATTCGAACCCGCTCGAGGCCGGACCGTTCGGCATCAAACCGCGGAAGGACGTTCCCCCCGGGATCATGGCACTGATGCGGAAGATTGCGATGGGGAAGTGA